The following coding sequences lie in one Bacteroidota bacterium genomic window:
- a CDS encoding UDP-N-acetylmuramoyl-tripeptide--D-alanyl-D-alanine ligase, which yields MTEALINAFLNSGSISTDSRTIKGGEIFFAIRGDNYDGNRFAPNAIEKGAAIAVIDDAAYAVSNRYILVEDVLKSLQDLASHYRSRLSVPIVALTGTNGKTTTKELITRVLQKKYKVSSTKGNLNNHIGVPLSILSIPQDAEIAVLEMGANHIGEIDFLCRIARPTHGLITNIGKAHLEGFGSQEGVIKAKSELFRYISETHGTLFVNNDDELLMDLSKDKQRVTYGTSSKADIHAVIAAEDPFLQIKWDSPEGELHFTTSLYGIYNFQNILAAICTGQYFNVNAKDTADAIAGYIPENNRSQIVQTDNNLIFLDAYNANPSSMAQALNFFSMRKAKQKVIVLGDMLELGQESESEHRKVLDSVKGKFNKVILCGHIFTGFTGEFDYQFFQDTVVLKEWLQKHPLQNAEILIKGSRKIGLETLLPEL from the coding sequence ATGACCGAAGCGCTAATAAATGCCTTCCTGAATTCAGGAAGTATATCAACCGATTCACGAACCATTAAAGGAGGGGAAATCTTTTTTGCCATTCGTGGCGATAACTATGATGGCAACCGCTTTGCGCCAAATGCTATTGAAAAAGGAGCCGCTATTGCTGTCATCGACGATGCTGCCTATGCTGTTAGCAACAGGTATATCCTGGTTGAAGATGTTCTGAAATCCCTTCAGGATCTGGCTTCTCACTATCGTTCGAGGCTTTCTGTCCCGATTGTTGCACTTACCGGCACCAATGGCAAAACCACCACAAAGGAACTCATTACACGCGTCCTGCAAAAAAAATATAAAGTATCTTCAACAAAAGGCAATCTGAATAATCATATCGGGGTACCCCTGAGCATATTATCCATTCCTCAGGATGCCGAAATAGCTGTACTGGAAATGGGTGCCAACCACATCGGCGAGATTGATTTCCTTTGCAGAATTGCCAGGCCAACTCACGGACTGATAACAAATATTGGTAAAGCCCACCTCGAAGGATTTGGCAGCCAGGAAGGAGTTATTAAGGCTAAATCGGAATTGTTCCGTTACATCTCGGAAACCCACGGCACTCTTTTTGTAAACAATGACGATGAACTGCTTATGGATCTGAGTAAAGACAAGCAGCGTGTGACCTACGGAACATCAAGTAAAGCTGATATTCATGCTGTCATCGCGGCAGAAGATCCTTTCCTGCAAATAAAATGGGATTCTCCTGAAGGCGAACTGCATTTCACTACAAGCTTATATGGTATTTACAATTTCCAGAATATATTGGCAGCCATTTGCACAGGACAGTATTTTAATGTTAATGCAAAGGATACGGCAGATGCCATCGCAGGATATATCCCGGAAAACAACCGTTCGCAAATTGTTCAGACTGATAATAACCTTATTTTCCTGGATGCCTACAATGCCAATCCCAGCAGTATGGCACAGGCATTAAACTTCTTTTCCATGCGAAAAGCAAAGCAAAAAGTAATTGTATTGGGAGATATGCTTGAGTTGGGCCAGGAGTCGGAATCTGAACATCGAAAGGTTCTTGATTCGGTTAAAGGGAAATTCAATAAGGTAATACTTTGTGGCCATATCTTTACGGGATTCACCGGTGAATTTGATTATCAGTTTTTTCAGGATACCGTTGTTCTCAAAGAATGGCTGCAAAAGCACCCATTACAAAATGCCGAAATTCTAATCAAAGGATCCAGAAAGATAGGACTTGAAACCTTATTACCTGAA